From a region of the Deltaproteobacteria bacterium genome:
- the ubiE gene encoding bifunctional demethylmenaquinone methyltransferase/2-methoxy-6-polyprenyl-1,4-benzoquinol methylase UbiE, with product MFSSIAYRYDLLNHLLSFNIDRLWRKKTAHQVRGKRILDLAAGTGDMAIEIARRDKNLHIIGLDISGEMLTLAQKKVRDAQLENQIEFVQASMEYLPFRSSFFDSAVIAFGLRNAQDRVRALFEMLRVLRKKGMAIILEFSHPTIPIFRDVYFYYSQYILPLIGKAISGHKNAYLYLPTSITAFPDGEHLKQTMKAVGFEDVYYKLLTFGIVALHTGKKIYGA from the coding sequence ATGTTCTCTTCCATTGCATACAGATACGATTTGCTAAATCACCTTCTGAGCTTCAACATAGACAGGTTATGGAGAAAAAAAACGGCTCATCAAGTGAGAGGAAAACGCATTTTAGATTTAGCCGCTGGCACAGGGGATATGGCTATTGAAATAGCGAGAAGAGATAAGAATCTTCACATAATAGGATTGGATATTAGTGGAGAGATGCTGACTCTCGCTCAAAAAAAGGTAAGAGACGCTCAACTTGAAAATCAAATAGAATTTGTACAAGCTTCCATGGAATACTTGCCTTTTCGTTCATCTTTTTTTGATTCAGCCGTTATTGCTTTTGGATTAAGAAATGCCCAGGATCGGGTACGTGCATTGTTTGAAATGCTTAGGGTGTTGCGCAAGAAAGGCATGGCAATAATCTTAGAGTTTAGTCATCCTACAATTCCTATATTCAGAGATGTCTATTTTTACTATAGTCAATATATCTTGCCGCTTATCGGGAAAGCAATCTCAGGGCATAAAAACGCTTACTTATATTTACCTACTTCCATAACGGCTTTCCCGGACGGGGAGCATTTGAAACAAACAATGAAAGCAGTTGGGTTTGAGGATGTTTATTATAAATTGCTAACTTTTGGCATAGTTGCACTGCATACGGGCAAAAAAATCTATGGAGCGTGA
- a CDS encoding type II toxin-antitoxin system PemK/MazF family toxin has product MTQNGEAPPSQGLSTAIQGMMEYTMDYTLGDIVIVAFPFTDLNKTIRRPALIIADIGDEDVLVARITGQKHETKFEMELKNWMKQGLLLHSYARLSKLATLKRSDIFRKIGRLTDKEILNVRKRLKMLFEIS; this is encoded by the coding sequence GTGACACAGAATGGAGAAGCGCCACCTTCTCAAGGTTTATCGACGGCTATTCAAGGGATGATGGAATATACGATGGATTATACATTAGGTGATATTGTTATTGTAGCTTTCCCCTTCACAGATTTAAACAAAACGATAAGAAGACCAGCATTAATCATTGCAGATATAGGCGATGAAGATGTTCTTGTAGCCCGCATAACGGGTCAAAAACACGAAACAAAATTCGAAATGGAGCTAAAAAACTGGATGAAACAAGGTCTTCTCCTGCATTCTTACGCCCGATTATCAAAACTTGCCACATTAAAAAGAAGTGATATATTTAGAAAGATAGGCAGATTAACAGATAAAGAAATTCTCAATGTGAGAAAAAGATTAAAAATGCTGTTTGAAATCAGCTAA
- the prfB gene encoding peptide chain release factor 2, with amino-acid sequence MFEEDNNRERLAEIEKALSDNKDWNEIQELEKERASILRKLEIIGKWQKDINNLEEMYKISCDEKDESIVKEIEDELKKIEQDMEKKSKEFLLGGRDDKRNAIVTIHAGAGGLEACDWTGMLFRMYSMWAEKNDFKTDIVDKLIEEAGFKYIIFIVKGLYAYGYLKGECGVHRLVRISPFDASKKRHTSFASVSVIPEVEDNVKINIKESDLRIDTFRASGHGGQHVNKTDSAIRITHNPTGIVVTCQNERSQYKNKSTAMRILKAKLYQREIEKKEEEKKEVSKQKKNIEWGSQIRSYVLQPYKMVKDHRTKLTVTNTKVDAVLNGEIEKFIEENLRYKDGK; translated from the coding sequence ATCTTTGAGGAAGATAACAATAGGGAAAGATTGGCAGAAATAGAAAAAGCATTATCCGACAATAAAGATTGGAACGAAATCCAGGAATTAGAAAAAGAGAGAGCATCTATTCTCAGGAAATTGGAAATTATAGGAAAATGGCAAAAAGATATAAACAATTTAGAAGAGATGTATAAAATTTCCTGTGATGAAAAAGATGAATCCATAGTAAAAGAAATAGAAGATGAGTTGAAGAAGATAGAACAGGATATGGAGAAAAAATCAAAAGAATTTTTGTTAGGAGGAAGAGACGACAAAAGAAATGCCATAGTTACTATACACGCAGGCGCTGGAGGACTGGAAGCATGCGACTGGACAGGCATGCTTTTTAGAATGTATTCTATGTGGGCAGAAAAAAATGATTTTAAAACAGACATAGTGGACAAACTAATAGAAGAAGCAGGCTTCAAATATATCATATTCATAGTGAAAGGACTTTATGCCTACGGTTATTTAAAAGGTGAATGCGGCGTACACAGGTTGGTAAGAATTTCACCTTTTGATGCCTCCAAGAAAAGACATACCTCTTTTGCTTCTGTATCTGTTATTCCAGAGGTGGAAGATAATGTGAAAATCAACATAAAAGAAAGTGACTTGCGTATAGACACATTCAGAGCATCTGGCCATGGTGGACAACATGTAAACAAAACAGATTCTGCAATACGCATAACACACAATCCCACCGGCATTGTAGTTACCTGTCAGAACGAAAGGTCGCAATACAAAAATAAGAGTACCGCTATGCGTATACTGAAAGCCAAGTTGTATCAAAGAGAAATTGAGAAAAAAGAAGAGGAAAAAAAAGAGGTTTCCAAACAAAAAAAGAATATAGAATGGGGCAGTCAGATAAGATCCTATGTTTTGCAGCCCTACAAGATGGTTAAAGATCACAGAACAAAGTTAACAGTGACGAACACAAAGGTAGATGCTGTTCTAAACGGGGAAATAGAAAAATTCATTGAAGAAAACTTGAGGTATAAAGATGGAAAATAA
- the lysS gene encoding lysine--tRNA ligase, producing the protein MENKFIELRMQKLKEVKGHPFYSDGFHPQHCAKDIIEKFKPSDGDTLLEGKNRVSIAGRIISIRSFGKICFMHIQDASGKIQIYIQKGAIDNEIFALIKKLDIGDIVGTEGYIFKTRTQEITIFVEKMHLLTKSLRPLPEKWHGLKDKELRYRERYVDLIVNQETREVVKTRAKILSLLRRFMDEKGFIEVETPMMQNIIGGASARPFTTHHNALNMNLYMRIAPELFLKRLVVGGLGNVYELNRNFRNEGIDIKHNPEFTMLEFYAAYHNYEHLMDFTEELFDFLLKQLNLDKKIIYGEHTIDFSSPWKRIKFYEALRNIGNVDEEIIKDKEKAYKMARDLGKSVSKEMGIGKILEHIFDATVEPQLINPTFVMDYPVDISPLAKRNKQDPNIVDRFELYIGSTEIANAFSELNDPIDQKDRFLMQVKEKEMKKEEIMDEDYIRALEYGLPPTAGEGIGVDRLVMILTNQPSIRDVILFPLLKEK; encoded by the coding sequence ATGGAAAATAAATTTATCGAGCTGAGAATGCAGAAATTAAAAGAAGTTAAGGGTCATCCATTTTATAGTGATGGGTTTCACCCTCAACACTGTGCTAAAGATATTATAGAAAAATTTAAACCATCTGATGGCGATACCTTGCTTGAAGGAAAAAATAGAGTAAGTATTGCAGGAAGAATTATTAGCATAAGAAGTTTTGGCAAAATCTGTTTTATGCATATTCAGGATGCATCGGGGAAAATTCAAATCTATATACAAAAAGGAGCAATAGATAATGAAATTTTTGCTCTTATAAAAAAATTGGATATCGGCGATATTGTCGGCACAGAAGGCTACATTTTCAAGACAAGAACACAAGAGATAACGATATTTGTGGAGAAAATGCATCTGCTTACCAAATCGTTGAGACCGTTGCCAGAAAAATGGCACGGGCTGAAAGATAAAGAACTGCGTTACAGGGAACGATATGTAGATTTAATCGTCAATCAAGAGACAAGAGAAGTAGTAAAAACCAGAGCAAAGATATTGAGTCTGTTAAGAAGATTTATGGATGAAAAAGGATTCATAGAAGTAGAAACACCGATGATGCAAAACATAATTGGTGGAGCTTCTGCTCGTCCTTTTACAACTCATCACAATGCATTGAATATGAATCTTTATATGCGTATAGCACCAGAGCTTTTCTTAAAAAGATTGGTAGTAGGTGGTCTGGGAAATGTATATGAGTTGAACAGGAATTTCCGCAATGAAGGAATAGACATAAAACATAATCCGGAATTCACGATGTTAGAATTTTATGCAGCCTATCATAACTATGAACATTTAATGGATTTCACAGAGGAATTATTTGATTTTCTTTTAAAACAACTGAATTTAGATAAAAAAATAATCTATGGTGAACATACCATTGATTTTTCTAGTCCCTGGAAAAGAATAAAATTTTATGAAGCATTAAGAAACATAGGAAATGTTGACGAAGAAATAATAAAAGATAAAGAAAAAGCATACAAAATGGCACGAGATTTAGGAAAATCAGTGAGTAAAGAAATGGGCATAGGAAAAATATTGGAGCATATCTTCGATGCAACAGTAGAACCACAACTCATAAATCCCACATTTGTTATGGATTATCCTGTTGATATATCTCCTTTAGCGAAGAGGAATAAACAAGATCCCAATATCGTAGATAGATTTGAACTATATATAGGAAGCACAGAGATAGCTAACGCCTTTTCTGAATTAAACGACCCCATTGACCAAAAAGACAGGTTTCTAATGCAAGTCAAAGAAAAAGAGATGAAAAAAGAAGAAATAATGGACGAAGATTATATAAGAGCCTTAGAATATGGTCTTCCTCCCACTGCCGGTGAAGGCATTGGTGTAGACAGATTGGTAATGATTTTAACCAATCAACCTTCCATCAGAGATGTTATATTATTCCCATTATTGAAGGAAAAATAG